The Saccharomyces cerevisiae S288C chromosome VII, complete sequence genome includes a region encoding these proteins:
- the CBF2 gene encoding Cbf2p (Essential kinetochore protein; component of the CBF3 multisubunit complex that binds to the CDEIII region of the centromere; Cbf2p also binds to the CDEII region possibly forming a different multimeric complex, ubiquitinated in vivo; sumoylated in an Mms21p-dependent manner; relative distribution to the spindle pole body decreases upon DNA replication stress), translating to MRSSILFLLKLMKIMDVQQQQEAMSSEDRFQELVDSLKPRTAHQYKTYYTKYIQWCQLNQIIPTPEDNSVNSVPYKDLPISAELIHWFLLDTLITDDKPGEKREETEDLDEEEENSFKIATLKKIIGSLNFLSKLCKVHENPNANIDTKYLESVTKLHTHWIDSQKAITTNETNNTNTQVLCPPLLKVSLNLWNPETNHLSEKFFKTCSEKLRFLVDFQLRSYLNLSFEERSKIRFGSLKLGKRDRDAIIYHKVTHSAEKKDTPGHHQLLALLPQDCPFICPQTTLAAYLYLRFYGIPSVSKGDGFPNLNADENGSLLQDIPILRGKSLTTYPREETFSNYYTTVFRYCHLPYKRREYFNKCNLVYPTWDEDTFRTFFNEENHGNWLEQPEAFAFPDKIPFDFKKIMNFKSPYTSYSTNAKKDPFPPPKDLLVQIFPEIDEYKRHDYEGLSQNSRDFLDLMEVLRERFLSNLPWIYKFFPNHDIFQDPIFGNSDFQSYFNDKTIHSKGSPILSFDILPGFNKIYKNKTNFYSLLIERPSQLTFASSHNPDTHPTQKQESEGPLQMSQLDTTQLNELLKQQSFEYVQFQTLSNFQILLSVFNKIFEKLEMKKSSRGYILHQLNLFKITLDERIKKSKIDDADKFIRDNQPIKKEENIVNEDGPNTSRRTKRPKQIRLLSIADSSDESSTEDSNVFKKDGESIEDGAYGENEDENDSEMQEQLKSMINELINSKISTFLRDQMDQFELKINALLDKILEEKVTRIIEQKLGSHTGKFSTLKRPQLYMTEEHNVGFDMEVPKKLRTSGKYAETVKDNDDHQAMSTTASPSPEQDQEAKSYTDEQEFMLDKSIDSIEGIILEWFTPNAKYANQCVHSMNKSGNKSWRANCEALYKERKSIVEFYIYLVNHESLDRYKAVDICEKLRDQNEGSFSRLAKFLRKWRHDHQNSFDGLLVYLSN from the coding sequence ATGAGATCATCGATTTTGTTTCTActaaaattgatgaaaattatGGATGTTCAGCAACAGCAAGAAGCTATGTCATCAGAAGATAGGTTTCAGGAACTGGTGGACTCCCTAAAGCCAAGAACTGCGCATCAGTACAAGACCTACTATACTAAGTACATACAATGGTGTCAGCTCAATCAAATTATACCGACACCGGAGGACAATTCTGTAAATAGCGTCCCCTATAAAGACCTGCCAATATCTGCTGAACTGATACATTGGTTTTTGTTAGATACATTAATAACCGATGATAAGCCTGGAGagaaaagagaagagaCTGAAGATCTTGATGAGGAGGAGGAGAATTCATTCAAGATCGCTAcgttgaagaaaattatagGCAgtctcaattttttgtcaAAATTGTGCAAAGTTCATGAAAATCCAAATGCTAATATAGACACAAAATACCTGGAGTCAGTCACCAAGCTTCATACCCATTGGATAGATTCACAAAAGGCAATCACCACTAATGAAACAAATAACACAAATACTCAAGTGCTGTGTCCACCATTATTGAAAGTGTCTTTGAATTTATGGAACCCAGAAACTAACCATCTCTctgagaaattttttaaaacctgttctgaaaaattaagaTTCCTGGTGGATTTTCAATTAAGAAGTTATTTGAACCtttcatttgaagaaagatcAAAGATACGATTTGGTTCCCTCAAGCTCGGTAAAAGGGACAGAGACGCTATAATTTATCATAAAGTAACTCATTCggcggaaaaaaaagatacgCCGGGCCACCATCAACTCCTTGCATTATTACCCCAAGATTGTCCATTTATCTGCCCTCAAACTACATTAGCTGCATATTTGTATTTAAGGTTCTATGGTATACCATCTGTTTCGAAAGGGGATGGCTTTCCCAATTTGAACGCTGATGAAAATGGCTCACTTTTACAAGATATTCCCATACTAAGAGGCAAATCACTGACAACTTATCCCAGAGAGGAAACATTTAGTAATTATTATACAACCGTGTTTAGGTATTGCCACTTACCTtataaaagaagagaatatttcaacaaatgTAACCTTGTTTACCCAACTTGGGATGAAGACACTTTTAgaacatttttcaatgaagaaaaccATGGAAATTGGTTAGAACAACCTGAGGCCTTTGCGTTCCCTGACAAAATACCGTTCGacttcaagaaaatcatgAACTTCAAATCGCCCTACACTTCGTATTCTACAAACGCTAAAAAGGACCCTTTTCCGCCTCCAAAGGATTTATTAGTTCAAATATTTCCGGAGATTGATGAATATAAAAGACATGATTATGAAGGTTTGTCTCAGAATTCAAGGGATTTTCTAGATTTAATGGAAGTTTTACGAGAAAGATTTTTGAGCAATCTACCATGGATTTACAAATTCTTTCCTAATCATGATATATTCCAGGACCccatttttggaaattccGATTTTCAATCATACTTCAATGACAAAACTATACATTCAAAGGGTTCACCCATTTTATCATTCGATATACTACCAGGCTTTAATAAAATCTATAAGAATAagacaaatttttactCACTCTTAATAGAAAGGCCTTCGCAGTTGACATTTGCTTCGAGTCATAATCCAGATACACACCCCActcaaaaacaagaatcTGAGGGGCCATTACAAATGAGTCAACTTGATACTACACAATTAAATGAATTATTGAAGCAACAGAGTTTCGAATATGTGCAGTTCCAAACACTTTCtaatttccaaattttattatcggtattcaataaaatttttgagaaattggagatgaaaaaatcttcaagAGGCTATATTTTACATCAGCTtaatttattcaaaattacCTTGGATGAAAGAATTAAGAAATCTAAGATTGACGATGCCGATAAATTTATACGTGATAATCAGcccattaaaaaagaagaaaacattgTGAATGAAGATGGGCCTAACACATCAAGGCGGACAAAGAGGCCGAAGCAAATTAGATTACTCTCAATTGCGGATTCCTCCGACGAATCCTCCACGGAGGATTCAAATGTATTCAAAAAGGACGGTGAATCCATCGAAGATGGCGCATATggagaaaatgaagatgagaATGACTCTGAGATGCAAGAGCAGTTAAAATCTATGATAAACGAACTTATAAACTCCAAAATAAGCACTTTTTTACGGGACCAAATGGATCAAtttgaattgaaaataaacgCTTTATTAgataaaattcttgaagaaaaagtcaCTCGTATTATCGAGCAAAAACTTGGTTCACACACGGGGAAGTTTTCAACGTTGAAGAGGCCACAACTATACATGACGGAAGAACACAATGTTGGATTTGATATGGAAGTTCCTAAAAAACTTAGGACCAGTGGTAAGTACGCAGAGACTGTGaaagataatgatgatCATCAAGCCATGTCAACTACTGCATCGCCGTCTCCTGAGCAAGATCAAGAAGCAAAGAGCTATACTGACGAACAAGAATTTATGCTGGACAAATCCATAGACAGCATAGAGGGAATCATTCTTGAATGGTTCACCCCAAACGCTAAGTACGCCAACCAATGCGTGCATTCAATGAACAAATCAGGTAACAAGTCGTGGAGAGCTAATTGTGAAGCTTTATacaaggaaagaaaatcaatTGTTGAATTCTATATTTATTTGGTAAATCATGAGAGTCTCGACAGATACAAAGCAGTTGATATTTGCGAAAAATTACGAGATCAGAACGAAGGTTCATTTTCGCGCTTGGCAAAGTTCCTAAGGAAGTGGAGGCATGACCATCAAAATTCATTTGATGGTCTGTTAGTATATCTATCTAACTGA
- the VPS62 gene encoding Vps62p (Vacuolar protein sorting (VPS) protein; required for cytoplasm to vacuole targeting of proteins; targeted to vacuole via AP-3 pathway; VPS62 has a paralog, TDA6, that arose from the whole genome duplication), whose product MRISKNSHKRQRTRLYFLVTFIIYSIIPCRAVLVPWLDDDPFEATLLEMGDEPWSKDILSSTPPLHPSEVTEDNKSLKQRGNVPQYVIDNSPLLHLYSEEKYWPADVKDFVKRFQLRDHSGEKIINEHLRDLSDLQEYYSVELENGTWGRVSSEGTYMTSLDDFDKGPDWLLGEQPEYGTGHIKKAPAVLFVVDKGNGWVDAFWFYFYPFNWGPYIMGSGPWGNHVGDWEHSLVRFYKGEPQYLWMSAHGGGSAYKFEAIEKIKRLRRVDGKLTNEVIKKPLIFSARGTHAHYASVGQHAHDVPFFFMPLSDFTDRGPLWDPSLNYYAYTVTVGEKMTPCGAEETKMGLEWLSFKGAWGDKQLRPRDPRQKWCPFQWKYIDGPKGPLFKNMERVSLCQRFKWWNFWKGCPARRYIKRGEGLDAEKNDLVGDNCGILLYNIRPKWLRSILRFLTWRGSVCFIMDYFTG is encoded by the coding sequence ATGCGAATCTCAAAAAATAGTCATAAGCGGCAAAGAACGAGGCTATATTTCCTCGTTacatttattatttattcgATAATACCCTGCCGTGCGGTACTCGTGCCTTGGCTGGATGATGACCCATTTGAAGCAACGCTTCTAGAAATGGGGGATGAACCATGGAGTAAGGACATCCTTTCAAGCACACCTCCGTTACATCCATCTGAAGTTACCGAGGATAACAAAAGCTTAAAACAAAGGGGCAATGTACCGCAATATGTCATCGATAATAGCCCTCTGCTCCATTTATATAGTGAAGAAAAGTACTGGCCAGCTGATGTTAAGGATTTTGTAAAAAGATTCCAGTTGAGAGACCACAGTGGGGAGAAAATTATCAATGAACACCTTCGTGACTTAAGTGACTTACAAGAGTATTATTCGGTAGAGTTAGAGAACGGAACGTGGGGCCGAGTATCCAGTGAAGGTACATATATGACAAGTTTAGATGATTTTGATAAGGGCCCTGACTGGTTGTTGGGTGAACAACCAGAATATGGTACAGGTCACATAAAGAAAGCACCAGCAGTTCTTTTTGTCGTTGACAAAGGAAATGGTTGGGTAGACGCGTTCTGGTTTTATTTCTACCCCTTCAATTGGGGTCCTTATATTATGGGCTCCGGACCATGGGGAAATCATGTAGGGGACTGGGAACATTCTTTAGTACGATTCTATAAAGGAGAACCACAATATCTATGGATGAGTGCGCATGGGGGTGGTAGTGCCTATAAGTTCGAAGCCATtgagaaaatcaaaagattGCGTCGTGTTGACGGTAAATTGACAAACGAGGTTATTAAGAAGCCTTTAATATTTAGTGCAAGAGGCACACATGCACATTATGCATCAGTCGGTCAACATGCGCACGATGTTCCGTTTTTCTTTATGCCATTGAGTGACTTTACTGATAGAGGGCCATTATGGGATCCTTCTTTAAACTATTATGCCTATACAGTGACTGTGGGGGAAAAAATGACACCATGCGGCGCTGAAGAAACTAAAATGGGACTAGAATGGCTATCGTTCAAAGGCGCTTGGGGCGATAAACAATTAAGACCTAGGGATCCCAGACAAAAATGGTGCCCATTTCAATGGAAATATATTGACGGACCAAAAGGTCCactattcaaaaatatggaaAGGGTTTCTTTATGCCAAAGATTTAAATGGTGGAATTTTTGGAAGGGCTGCCCGGCAAGAagatatataaaaagagGGGAAGGTTTGGATGCAGAAAAGAATGATCTTGTGGGTGACAATTGTGGTATCTTGCTGTACAACATAAGGCCAAAGTGGCTGCGTAGCATACTCCGTTTTTTGACGTGGAGGGGAAGCGTATGTTTCATTATGGACTACTTTACAGGGTAA
- the BTN2 gene encoding Btn2p (Compartment-specific sequestrase chaperone; small hsp that sequesters proteins at intranuclear quality control sites (INQs); sumoylated form promotes protein clearance from INQs during recovery from genotoxic stress; v-SNARE binding protein that mediates late endosome-Golgi protein sorting; modulates arginine uptake and pH homeostasis between the vacuole and plasma membrane H(+)-ATPase; role in prion curing; expression after severe ethanol stress is involved in clearance of denatured proteins) gives MFSIFNSPCVFEQLPSFSQPLHSRYFDCSSPVSYYPECKRRKAIKANLRAPKKSDANCSEPLRYALAETPNGYTLSLSKRIPYELFSKYVNEKLGELKENHYRPTYHVVQDFFGNQYYVEDEADEDALLRSALKDLDFRAIGKKIAKDLFQDYEIELNHRGDELSILSKKDKIFKEFSLDQVFEDVFVIGCGVENIDDGSREKYALLKIGLVKHEEEISEGGINEPKMPIIESKIDESHDDVNMSESLKEEEAEKAKEPLTKEDQIKKWIEEERLMQEESRKSEQEKAAKEDEERQKKEKEARLKARKESLINKQKTKRSQQKKLQNSKSLPISEIEASNKNNNSNSGSAESDNESINSDSDTTLDFSVSGNTLKKHASPLLEDVEDEEVDRYNESLSRSPKGNSIIEEI, from the coding sequence ATGTTTTCCATATTCAATTCACCATGTGTTTTTGAACAGCTGCCATCTTTTAGTCAGCCCCTACATTCGCGTTATTTTGATTGCAGTTCTCCAGTGAGCTATTATCCAGAATGTAAAAGGAGGAAAGCAATAAAAGCTAACCTAAGAGCTCCAAAAAAAAGCGATGCAAATTGTTCAGAACCTTTGAGGTATGCACTTGCTGAAACACCAAATGGTTATACATTAAGCTTGTCTAAGCGGATTCCATatgaacttttttcaaagtacGTTAATGAGAAATTAGGTGAGCTAAAGGAGAACCATTACAGACCAACTTACCATGTTGtccaagatttttttggaaaccAGTATTatgttgaagatgaagcGGATGAAGATGCTCTATTGAGATCTGCATTGAAAGATCTGGATTTTAGAGCCataggaaagaaaattgctAAGGATCTTTTCCAAGACTACGAAATAGAATTGAATCATAGAGGTGATGAATTGAGCATATTGAGTAAGAAGGATAAAATCTTTAAGGAATTCTCTCTAGACCAAGTGTTTGAAGatgtttttgttattgGCTGTGGAGTTGAAAACATAGATGATGGCTCGagagaaaaatatgcaCTTTTAAAGATTGGTTTAGTTAAGcatgaggaagaaatttcCGAAGGTGGCATCAACGAACCAAAGATGCCAATAATTGAATCCAAAATAGACGAGTCTCACGATGATGTTAACATGTCTGAATCTTTGAAGGAGGAAGAAGCGGAGAAAGCGAAAGAACCACTAACCAAAGAAGaccaaataaaaaaatggatagAGGAAGAAAGATTGATGCAGGAGGAAAGCAGAAAATCAGAACAGGAAAAAGCTGCCaaggaagatgaagaaaggcaaaagaaagagaaggaaGCCAGATTGAAGGCAAGGAAAGAATCTTTGATAAATAAGCAAAAAACCAAGAGGTCccagcaaaaaaaattgcaaaattCCAAATCATTGCCTATCTCTGAGATTGAGGCcagcaataaaaataataatagcaatTCTGGTTCAGCAGAAAGTGATAATGAAAGTATAAACAGTGATTCTGATACGACTTTGGATTTCTCTGTGTCTGGTAATACACTAAAAAAACACGCTTCACCCCTATTAGAAGACGTTGAGGATGAGGAAGTTGACAGATACAACGAGTCCCTAAGCAGATCTCCCAAGGGAAACTCTATTATTGAGGAGATATAA
- the SKN1 gene encoding beta-glucan synthesis-associated protein SKN1 (Protein involved in sphingolipid biosynthesis; type II membrane protein; SKN1 has a paralog, KRE6, that arose from the whole genome duplication) encodes MSVRNLTNNRHSNSENSVSGSENSFYSSNEQSRQSSSLEPADGQNVRVSGNPFLGSEEFDEDYNSPSGDDERRGANEYSSSSSINYNNDPNSDTSLLANEKNSPERNGQRMSDYKGYYAKTNLTSANNLNNHNNNNYKNIISSSNDNSFASHLQPPDRNLPSHPSSNNMSSFSNNSLIKSPPPFDRYPLVGTRHISAAQSQSQNLINEKKRANMTGSSSSAHDSSLSSTNLYMGEQDFSPFGGYPASFFPLTLDEKEDDDYIHNPNVEEEAKLDRRRFVDDFKHMDRRSFLGLLGILFLFMAGIFIFIVLPAITFSGVVYHHEHVHAANSAGSSSSNTTSKSLTEYQYPQLAAIRTTLVDPDTPDSAKTRVAKDGSKWQLVFSDEFNAEGRTFYDGDDQFWTAPDIHYDATKDLEWYSPDAVTTTNGTLTLRMDAFRNHDLYYRSGMVQSWNKLCFTEGALEVSANLPNYGRVTGLWPGMWTMGNLGRPGYLASTQGVWPYSYEACDAGITPNQSSPDGISYLPGQKLSVCTCDNEDHPNQGVGRGAPEIDILEGEADTILGVGVASQSLQIAPFDIWYMPDYDFIEVYNFTTTTMNTYAGGPFQQAVSAISTLNVTWYEFGEEAGYFQKYAIEYLNDDDNGYIRWFVGENPTFTLYATSLHPSGNIDWRRISKEPMSAILNLGISNNWAYIDWQYIFFPVTMSIDYVRLYQPKGSTSITCDPEDYPTYDYIQSHLNAYYNANLTDWEQAGYTFPKNILTGGCSSSKFSLS; translated from the coding sequence ATGTCTGTGCGAAACCTCACCAATAATCGTCATTCCAACAGCGAAAATAGTGTTTCCGGAAGCGAAAACTCCTTTTATTCCTCGAATGAGCAATCAAGACAAAGCTCATCATTAGAACCTGCAGATGGTCAGAACGTTAGGGTGAGCGGTAATCCTTTCCTTGGAAGTGAAGAATTTGACGAAGATTATAATTCACCCAGTGGAGACGATGAGCGGCGTGGGGCAAATGAATATTCCAGTTCTTCATCCATAAATTATAATAACGATCCTAACAGCGATACTTCTCTTCTGGCTAATGAAAAGAACTCACCCGAGAGAAATGGTCAAAGAATGTCAGACTATAAGGGCTATTATGCTAAGACTAACCTAACTTCTGCTAATAACTTAAACAAtcataataacaataattaTAAGAACATTATAAGCAGTAGTAACGATAATAGTTTTGCATCACATTTACAGCCGCCGGACAGAAACTTACCGTCTCAtccttcttcaaataaTATGAGTAGCTTTTCTAACAACAGCTTAATTAAGTCTCCACCACCTTTTGACAGATATCCGCTAGTAGGAACGAGGCATATTTCAGCGGCTCAATCTCAGTCGCAGAACCttataaatgaaaagaaaagagcGAATATGACTGGctcatcttcttctgctcACGactcttcattatcatccACCAACTTATACATGGGCGAACAGGATTTTTCGCCCTTTGGCGGTTATCCAGCTTCCTTCTTTCCGTTAACGTTGGACGAAAAGGAAGACGATGACTACATTCATAATCCAAATGTCGAGGAAGAAGCAAAGTTAGATAGAAGGAGGTTCGTTGACGACTTCAAACACATGGATAGAAGATCTTTCTTGGGGCTTCTGGgtattctatttttatttatggctggtatatttattttcattgtaTTACCTGCAATTACATTTTCCGGGGTAGTTTATCATCATGAACATGTTCATGCGGCAAATTCAGCAGGATCGTCGTCTTCTAATACTACATCCAAGTCATTGACTGAATATCAATATCCTCAACTTGCGGCTATAAGGACAACTTTAGTTGATCCAGACACACCTGACAGTGCGAAGACAAGAGTAGCGAAAGATGGATCTAAATGGCAGCTGGTGTTTTCCGATGAATTTAATGCTGAAGGTAGGACCTTTTACGATGGCGATGACCAGTTTTGGACAGCTCCTGACATCCACTACGACGCTACGAAAGATCTTGAATGGTACTCACCAGATGCCGTTACAACTACAAATGGTACCTTGACGTTGAGAATGGATGCATTCAGAAACCATGACCTTTATTACAGATCTGGTATGGTACAGAGCTGGAACAAACTCTGCTTTACAGAAGGTGCGTTAGAAGTTTCCGCGAACCTCCCTAATTATGGTCGAGTTACAGGATTATGGCCTGGTATGTGGACCATGGGGAACTTGGGCAGACCAGGTTATTTGGCGAGTACTCAAGGTGTTTGGCCTTATTCATATGAAGCATGTGACGCTGGTATAACACCAAACCAAAGTTCCCCAGATGGTATTTCTTACTTGCCGGGACAAAAGTTGAGTGTTTGTACTTGTGATAATGAGGATCATCCAAATCAGGGAGTTGGAAGAGGCGCACCGGAAATAGATATTTTAGAAGGTGAAGCTGATACAATTTTGGGTGTTGGTGTTGCGTCACAATCTCTACAAATTGCTCCATTTGATATATGGTACATGCCCGATTATGACTTCATCGAAGTTTATAATTTCACCACAACAACTATGAATACTTACGCTGGTGGGCCTTTTCAACAAGCTGTCTCAGCAATATCCACTTTAAATGTAACATGGTATGAATTTGGGGAGGAAGCAggttattttcaaaagtatGCCATTGAATATCTCAATGATGACGACAACGGATATATTCGTTGGTTTGTGGGAGAGAACCCTACTTTCACACTATATGCTACTTCTTTACATCCTAGTGGTAATATTGACTGGAGGAGAATAAGTAAGGAGCCAATGTCAGCGATTTTAAACTTAGGTATTTCCAACAACTGGGCCTATATCGACTGGcaatatatatttttcccGGTGACAATGTCAATAGATTACGTCCGATTATACCAGCCGAAGGGTTCTACGTCCATTACTTGTGATCCTGAGGACTACCCGACATATGATTATATCCAAAGCCATCTAAATGCATATTATAACGCCAATTTAACTGATTGGGAACAGGCTGGATATACTTTcccaaaaaatattctaacAGGAGGTTGTAGTAGTTCAAAATTCTCATTATCCTGA
- the THI4 gene encoding thiamine thiazole synthase (Thiazole synthase; abundant protein involved in the formation of the thiazole moiety of thiamine during thiamine biosynthesis; acts more as a co-substrate rather than an enzyme by providing the sulphur source for thiazole formation; undergoes a single turnover only; required for mitochondrial genome stability in response to DNA damaging agents), with translation MSATSTATSTSASQLHLNSTPVTHCLSDIVKKEDWSDFKFAPIRESTVSRAMTSRYFKDLDKFAVSDVIIVGAGSSGLSAAYVIAKNRPDLKVCIIESSVAPGGGSWLGGQLFSAMVMRKPAHLFLQELEIPYEDEGDYVVVKHAALFISTVLSKVLQLPNVKLFNATCVEDLVTRPPTEKGEVTVAGVVTNWTLVTQAHGTQCCMDPNVIELAGYKNDGTRDLSQKHGVILSTTGHDGPFGAFCAKRIVDIDQNQKLGGMKGLDMNHAEHDVVIHSGAYAGVDNMYFAGMEVAELDGLNRMGPTFGAMALSGVHAAEQILKHFAA, from the coding sequence ATGTCTGCTACCTCTACTGCTACTTCCACAAGTGCCTCTCAATTGCACTTAAACTCTACTCCAGTTACTCACTGCTTATCTGACATCGttaagaaagaagattGGTCTGACTTTAAATTTGCTCCCATCCGCGAATCCACTGTCTCTCGTGCTATGACTTCTCGTTATTTCAAGGATCTTGACAAGTTTGCCGTTTCTGACGTGATTATTGTCGGTGCGGGCTCTTCAGGTTTATCCGCCGCTTACGTCATCGCCAAGAACAGACCAGACTTGAAGGTTTGTATTATCGAAAGTTCAGTTGCACCAGGTGGTGGTAGTTGGTTGGGTGGTCAATTATTTAGTGCCATGGTTATGAGAAAACCAGCTCATTTGTTCTTACAAGAGTTGGAAATCCCTTACGAAGACGAAGGTGACTATGTTGTCGTTAAGCATGCCGCTTTGTTCATCTCTACTGTCCTTTCAAAGGTCTTGCAATTACCAAATGTTAAACTGTTCAATGCTACCTGTGTTGAAGATTTGGTTACCAGACCACCTACCGAAAAGGGCGAAGTCACCGTTGCTGGTGTTGTCACCAACTGGACGTTAGTTACCCAAGCTCACGGTACTCAATGTTGCATGGACCCTAACGTAATTGAATTGGCAGGTTACAAAAATGACGGAACTCGTGACTTGAGTCAAAAGCATGGTGTCATTTTATCCACTACCGGTCATGATGGTCCATTTGGTGCTTTCTGCGCCAAGAGAATCGTCGACATTGATCAAAACCAAAAATTGGGCGGTATGAAGGGTCTGGACATGAACCATGCCGAACACGATGTCGTTATTCACTCTGGTGCATACGCCGGTGTTGACAACATGTACTTTGCTGGTATGGAAGTTGCTGAACTGGATGGATTAAACCGTATGGGTCCAACTTTTGGAGCTATGGCTTTGAGTGGTGTTCATGCTGCTGAgcaaattttgaaacacTTTGCTGCTTAG